A window from Drosophila subobscura isolate 14011-0131.10 chromosome O, UCBerk_Dsub_1.0, whole genome shotgun sequence encodes these proteins:
- the LOC117898209 gene encoding uncharacterized protein LOC117898209 isoform X1: MPKKLDPDSPMFVACSAHFNFLREYRKACAGHDIQAQQLFHEASTAWQALSTEERTVFEEDNYLPARLAETGKSSVGIAVDLLTAQGEKIFGKAKSKAKPRRPKRNAVKRQLPAKQKKSQQTTRRPTMKPNNDPVSPCVWEITFRKLS, translated from the exons ATGCCTAAAAAACTGGATCCCGATAGCCCCATGTTCGTGGCTTGTAGCGcccatttcaattttctgAGAGAGTACCGGAAGGCCTGTGCCGGCCATGACATCCAGGCTCAGCAGTTATTCCACGAGGCCTCCACTGCCTGGCAGGCTCTCAGTACCGAGGAGAGGACCGTGTTCGAGGAG GATAACTATTTGCCAGCGCGTCTCGCTGAAACTGGAAAATCGTCCGTGGGTATTGCTGTTGATTTGCTGACAGCTCAAGGGGAGAAGATATTTGGGAAGGCCAAGTCCAAGGCTAAGCCGAGGCGCCCAAAGCGCAATGCAGTCAAGCGGCAGTTGCCAgcgaagcaaaagaaaagccaacagaCCACTCGTCGGCCAACAATGAAGCCCAATAATGATCCCGTTTCTCCTTGTGTGTGGGAGATCACTTTCCGTAAACTATCCTAg